The sequence AGACCCGCCGAGACAATCGTTAAAAGGGCTATGTCCAGTATTAAAGTGTTGTGTTTATCCTGCATAATTCGCGGAAACTATTATAACGCTCCGTCAGAGAGCGAATCGTCTTCCTTTTGAGATTGTTGTTTAAAATCCTCTACGGCTTCTCTGACGGACGCGAATTCGGGCATTTCTTCCACTTTTTTAATTCCCAGATACCCGAGCATTTCAAAAGACGGCCGGTAAGCGAAACTGCGCTTGTCGTTGGGATGAGGTATTCTTTCAACAAGTCCTCGGACCAAAAGATTTCTTAAAATAAACGTGCTGTTTACGCCTCGTATGTAATCAATTTCTCTTCGGCTTGCAAAACCTTGATACATTATAATAGCC comes from bacterium and encodes:
- a CDS encoding SMC-Scp complex subunit ScpB — encoded protein: MTLEAKIESILFFKAEPVSLKELSLTLGESLQSVKEATENLGLSLEGRGVCLLNKDDELEIRTAPEASEIIEGLVKEERAKELGRAGLETMAIIMYQGFASRREIDYIRGVNSTFILRNLLVRGLVERIPHPNDKRSFAYRPSFEMLGYLGIKKVEEMPEFASVREAVEDFKQQSQKEDDSLSDGAL